One Pseudomonadota bacterium genomic window carries:
- the ilvD gene encoding dihydroxy-acid dehydratase, with translation MGSAGNGSEGRRHSSVIVDGVERAPSRAMLRAVGFTDADFRRPQVGVASTWSMVTPCNMHIDVLAKAAAAGVDEAGGKAVVFNTITVSDGISMGTPGMRYSLVSREVIADSIETVVAGEGLDGVITIGGCDKNMPACAMAMARLDRPSVFVYGGTIRPGAGRRDIVSVFEAVGGHAAGTVSDAELKDVESTAIPGPGSCGGMYTANTMASAIEALGLSLPGSSAQEAVSQDKLADCTRAGEALVRLVREDLRPSHILSREAFENAITVTIALGGSTNAVLHLLALARVAGVPLALDDFSRLGARVPVLADVRPSGRHLMSELIEIGGIAPLMKRLLDKGLLHGDCMTVTGQPMAENLADVEDYPADQSIVVPFEQPIKADSHLVVLRGNLAPEGAVAKISGKEGERFTGTARVFDAEEAALRAILDGTVVAGDVIVIRYEGPKGGPGMREMLSPTSAIIGRGLGADVALITDGRFSGGSHGFVVGHVAPEAAAGGPIALIEDGDAITIDAVARSIELGVDDTTLEVRREALTPRPLETRGVLGKYARLVGSASEGAVTDLDV, from the coding sequence GTGGGCAGTGCAGGCAACGGGAGTGAAGGCCGGCGTCACTCCAGCGTAATCGTTGACGGCGTGGAGCGGGCGCCGAGCCGCGCCATGCTTCGGGCGGTAGGCTTCACCGACGCAGACTTCCGCCGACCACAGGTGGGCGTCGCGTCCACCTGGAGCATGGTCACCCCCTGCAACATGCACATCGATGTCTTGGCCAAGGCGGCGGCAGCGGGCGTGGACGAGGCCGGCGGCAAGGCGGTCGTGTTCAACACGATCACTGTGTCGGACGGCATTTCAATGGGCACGCCGGGCATGCGCTACTCATTGGTGTCTCGCGAGGTGATAGCCGATTCGATCGAGACGGTGGTGGCGGGCGAAGGCCTTGATGGTGTCATCACGATTGGTGGATGCGACAAGAACATGCCTGCGTGCGCCATGGCCATGGCGCGTTTGGATCGGCCCTCCGTGTTTGTGTACGGCGGCACTATCCGGCCCGGTGCGGGGCGCCGCGACATCGTCTCGGTGTTCGAGGCGGTGGGCGGTCACGCCGCCGGCACCGTGAGTGATGCGGAACTCAAAGACGTCGAGAGCACTGCCATTCCAGGCCCAGGCTCCTGCGGCGGCATGTACACGGCGAACACCATGGCCAGCGCGATCGAGGCGCTCGGCCTGTCCCTGCCCGGGAGTAGCGCCCAAGAAGCGGTGAGCCAGGACAAGCTCGCCGACTGCACGCGCGCAGGTGAGGCCCTGGTACGCCTTGTTCGCGAGGACCTTCGCCCGTCGCATATCCTCTCGCGCGAGGCCTTTGAGAACGCGATCACCGTGACTATCGCGCTCGGCGGATCCACTAACGCGGTGTTGCACCTGTTGGCCCTGGCCCGCGTCGCCGGGGTGCCACTCGCGCTCGATGACTTCAGTCGTCTGGGCGCCCGCGTGCCCGTGCTGGCGGACGTACGCCCGAGCGGTCGTCACCTCATGTCCGAGCTCATCGAGATCGGTGGCATCGCGCCGCTGATGAAGCGCCTGCTCGACAAGGGGCTGCTGCACGGGGACTGCATGACCGTCACGGGCCAGCCGATGGCGGAAAACTTGGCCGACGTCGAGGACTACCCCGCGGATCAGAGTATCGTCGTGCCCTTCGAGCAACCGATCAAAGCGGATAGCCATCTGGTGGTCCTGCGCGGCAACCTCGCCCCGGAGGGCGCGGTGGCGAAGATCAGCGGCAAGGAGGGCGAGCGCTTCACCGGCACCGCGCGTGTGTTCGATGCAGAGGAGGCCGCCCTGCGCGCTATCCTCGACGGCACCGTGGTGGCCGGCGACGTTATCGTGATCCGCTACGAAGGCCCGAAAGGTGGGCCCGGCATGCGCGAGATGCTGAGTCCCACCTCGGCCATCATCGGCCGTGGTCTCGGCGCCGACGTGGCGCTGATCACGGACGGCCGCTTCTCGGGCGGTAGCCACGGGTTCGTGGTCGGCCACGTAGCGCCGGAAGCAGCCGCGGGCGGGCCGATCGCATTGATCGAAGACGGTGACGCGATCACCATCGACGCGGTCGCGCGCAGTATCGAACTTGGTGTGGACGACACCACCCTCGAGGTTCGGCGTGAGGCCCTGACGCCCCGCCCCCTCGAGACCCGCGGCGTGCTTGGAAAGTACGCACGCCTGGTCGGTAGCGCCAGCGAAGGCGCGGTGACCGACCTCGACGTCTGA